The following are encoded in a window of Sphingobium sp. AP49 genomic DNA:
- a CDS encoding amidohydrolase — MPRFVRSLVGLLALGVSGPALAGPLADGDRMAIMADVDRGADTLAKNALQIWNYAEVGFQETKSSALLQQELKTAGFTVEAGVAGMPTAFIARFRTGDGPVIGLLAEYDALPGLPQAAEPVRKPLDGAAGHGCGHNLFGAASVAAAIATKDWMVAHKIKGELRLYGTPAEEGGSGKVFIVRAGLTKDVSAMIHWHAADSNSASQNTALANISGKFRFHGIAAHAAAAPERGRSALDGVEAMDAMVNMMREHVPQETRIHYVITDGGKAPNVVPDTAEVYYYVRHPNQQVVADIMERVKKAAEGAALGTGTTVEFNQVGGTFDLLPNDVLGHVMYDNLKQVALPSYTAQEQDFITKIQSSFPKGTRMGDGSVEPYSSGGLTPASTDVGDVSYTTPTVGMVAATWAPGTPPHSWQAVAASGTSVGTKGAVVAAKAMALTAAQLFQSPDILTEAKAELDRRRGQDFVYRSLLGDKGPALEYRTDAKK, encoded by the coding sequence ATGCCACGCTTTGTCCGCTCGCTTGTCGGCCTTCTCGCACTGGGTGTATCGGGGCCGGCGCTGGCCGGACCGCTGGCGGACGGCGACCGGATGGCAATCATGGCCGATGTCGATCGCGGCGCCGATACGCTGGCGAAGAATGCCCTGCAGATCTGGAACTATGCCGAAGTCGGTTTTCAGGAGACGAAGAGTTCGGCCCTGTTGCAGCAGGAACTGAAGACCGCCGGCTTCACGGTCGAGGCCGGCGTTGCCGGCATGCCGACCGCCTTCATCGCCCGTTTCCGGACCGGCGATGGCCCGGTGATCGGCCTGCTTGCCGAATATGACGCCCTGCCGGGTCTGCCCCAGGCAGCCGAGCCGGTGCGCAAGCCACTGGACGGCGCGGCGGGCCATGGCTGCGGCCATAACCTCTTTGGCGCCGCATCTGTTGCCGCTGCCATAGCTACCAAGGACTGGATGGTCGCACACAAGATCAAGGGCGAACTGCGCCTTTATGGTACGCCGGCAGAAGAAGGCGGATCGGGCAAGGTCTTCATCGTCCGCGCAGGCCTGACCAAGGATGTGTCCGCCATGATCCACTGGCATGCGGCCGACAGCAACAGCGCGTCACAGAATACGGCGCTCGCCAATATCAGCGGTAAATTCCGTTTTCACGGCATCGCTGCACACGCGGCCGCTGCGCCCGAACGCGGGCGATCGGCGCTCGATGGCGTGGAGGCGATGGACGCGATGGTCAACATGATGCGCGAACATGTGCCGCAGGAAACCCGCATCCATTATGTCATCACCGATGGCGGCAAGGCGCCCAATGTCGTGCCCGACACGGCCGAGGTCTATTATTATGTCCGCCACCCCAATCAGCAGGTGGTCGCCGACATCATGGAGCGCGTGAAGAAGGCAGCCGAGGGCGCAGCGCTGGGTACCGGCACGACGGTGGAGTTCAACCAGGTGGGCGGCACGTTCGACCTGCTGCCCAACGACGTGCTGGGCCATGTGATGTACGACAACCTCAAGCAGGTAGCGCTGCCCAGCTATACCGCGCAGGAACAGGATTTCATCACCAAGATCCAGTCGAGCTTTCCCAAGGGGACACGGATGGGTGACGGCAGTGTCGAACCCTATAGCAGCGGCGGCCTGACCCCGGCGTCGACCGATGTCGGCGATGTCAGCTACACGACGCCGACGGTCGGCATGGTCGCTGCCACCTGGGCACCCGGCACCCCGCCGCACAGTTGGCAGGCGGTTGCGGCCAGTGGCACCAGCGTGGGCACCAAGGGGGCCGTGGTTGCGGCCAAGGCGATGGCGCTGACCGCTGCCCAGTTGTTCCAGAGCCCGGATATATTGACGGAAGCGAAGGCCGAACTGGATCGTCGGCGTGGCCAGGACTTCGTCTACCGCTCGCTATTGGGCGACAAGGGGCCGGCGCTCGAATATCGCACCGACGCGAAGAAATAA
- a CDS encoding GH1 family beta-glucosidase — MTGINRRELGLGLGMGLGAAALGAGLAGCSSASTQNAAGAAPQGDLAFPSDFLWGCATAAYQIEGAVNADGRGQTNWDVFSHTPGKVANGDTGDIACDSYNRYQDDIALLKALGVKAYRFSIAWSRIFPDGRGQPNAKGLDYYNRLVDGLLAAGITPHVTMFHWDLPNALPGGWQNRDTAYAFADYASYTAGKLGDRVNHFMTLNELRCFTDLSYMTGGKAPGLKLPMKEVNQVRHHGVLAHGLGLQAIRAATKAGTQVGIADNPNIYVPAIETPEHIEAVKKAVREENAMFLTAIMEGRYIDSYLTAQGKDAPVVKDGDMKLIGAPLDFLSVNVYTGNTVRADETAPSGYKILPHPGQAPRMPSPWLYVTPEVIYWGMRAIAENWKPKGLYISENGCSADDKLAEDGKVYDTDRVMYLRNYLTHLQRATREGIPVKGYFVWSLMDNFEWEDGYTKLFGIHHVDFKTQKRTPKLSADWYRELVRTNKLV; from the coding sequence ATGACGGGTATCAATCGCCGCGAACTGGGTCTGGGGCTTGGCATGGGTCTGGGCGCCGCCGCGCTGGGCGCGGGCCTGGCCGGGTGCAGCTCCGCGAGCACCCAGAATGCGGCGGGGGCTGCGCCGCAAGGCGACCTCGCCTTCCCCTCCGACTTCCTGTGGGGCTGCGCCACCGCCGCCTATCAGATCGAGGGCGCCGTGAACGCGGATGGCCGTGGGCAGACCAACTGGGACGTGTTTTCGCACACGCCCGGCAAGGTCGCCAATGGCGACACCGGCGATATCGCCTGCGACAGCTACAACCGCTATCAGGACGATATCGCCCTGCTGAAGGCGCTGGGCGTCAAGGCCTATCGCTTCTCGATCGCCTGGTCGCGCATCTTCCCCGATGGCCGGGGCCAGCCCAACGCCAAGGGGCTGGATTATTATAACCGGCTGGTCGACGGACTGCTGGCGGCGGGCATCACCCCGCATGTCACCATGTTCCACTGGGACCTGCCCAATGCCCTGCCGGGCGGCTGGCAAAATCGCGACACCGCTTACGCCTTTGCCGATTATGCCAGCTACACGGCCGGCAAGCTGGGCGACCGCGTCAACCATTTCATGACGCTCAACGAACTGCGCTGCTTCACCGACCTCAGCTACATGACCGGCGGCAAGGCGCCGGGCCTGAAGCTGCCGATGAAGGAGGTGAACCAGGTGCGTCACCATGGCGTGCTGGCCCATGGCCTGGGGCTACAGGCGATCCGCGCCGCGACCAAGGCGGGCACGCAGGTCGGCATTGCCGACAATCCCAACATCTATGTGCCCGCGATCGAGACGCCCGAGCATATCGAGGCGGTGAAGAAGGCGGTGCGCGAAGAGAACGCCATGTTCCTCACCGCGATCATGGAAGGCCGCTATATCGACAGCTATCTGACCGCGCAGGGCAAGGACGCCCCGGTGGTCAAGGATGGCGACATGAAGCTGATCGGCGCGCCGCTCGATTTCCTGTCGGTCAATGTCTATACCGGCAACACCGTCCGCGCCGACGAGACCGCGCCGTCGGGCTACAAGATCCTGCCGCATCCGGGTCAGGCACCGCGCATGCCCTCCCCCTGGCTCTATGTCACGCCGGAGGTCATCTATTGGGGGATGCGCGCCATAGCCGAGAACTGGAAGCCCAAGGGCCTCTATATCTCCGAAAATGGCTGCTCGGCCGACGACAAGCTGGCGGAAGACGGCAAGGTCTATGACACCGACCGCGTCATGTATCTGCGCAACTACCTCACCCACCTCCAGCGCGCGACCCGCGAAGGCATCCCGGTAAAGGGCTATTTCGTCTGGAGCCTGATGGACAATTTCGAGTGGGAGGATGGCTATACCAAGCTGTTCGGCATCCACCATGTCGACTTCAAGACCCAGAAGCGCACGCCCAAGCTCAGCGCCGACTGGTATCGCGAACTGGTGCGCACCAACAAATTGGTGTGA
- a CDS encoding TIM-barrel domain-containing protein has translation MIATGFKARLAGIALGASCIAIAAPALAAPMALLDRNGAKVAIEPYAPNIVRVTIAVDPDLAQAAPGEGPNAKTDTTGWNHSSNATGDIFTSSALSLTVDAQPWPKAPTQMERYFAPALPPVSLSVKDASGTVLTKMTGWEMSPVTVNGEKTFKVGASFDAPLDEHYYGLGQNQEGYMDLRGKQIDCSHSYDAPAGETVCVPFLVTNKGYGIVWDNPARTLVWPGLHSSTRFQSQVGERVSFFVITGKTTDELYAGYAKLTGATPLPPKAGFGLIQSKARYESQKELLDIANGYRQRNLPLDVMVLDWFYWTRMGQLDIDRTYYPDPKGMNDQLNAMGMRSIISVWPRFEREGRYFEFLKAKGWFLHDKDGLPVDGLPMRSDRAGALIDSTNPEAREWFWGKIRDNIASQGFDWFWLDETEPDLIPDGYQYSIGSGDRYHNLFPLVHTTGVAEGSERDRPGFRNMILARAAYLGSQRNGGLFWSSDVKSTWEALERQVPAGLNFTASGLAYWGSDIGGWQWPSGPKAQNPILVDPTGATAMGADYPDYPELFVRWFQYSVFTPTLRIHGQRPGTALWEYGKAAEPILADWLRLRYTLMPYIYALGRHTYDSGAPFMRGLFMDFPNDPKVSDIGDQYMFGPAFLVAPVTKQGQTKRSVYLPAGTAWYDYWTNQKFEGGQTIEVDSPINRIPLFVKAGSIVPMGVQIKSTAERQALEGIRVYPGADARFTLYDDDGKTNDYRKGGMKAELVWDDKAKTLTSKTKLPTGQAISGLVQIVGQ, from the coding sequence ATGATCGCAACAGGCTTCAAGGCAAGATTGGCAGGCATCGCATTGGGTGCGTCCTGCATTGCCATCGCCGCCCCCGCGCTCGCCGCACCGATGGCGCTGCTGGACCGCAACGGCGCCAAGGTCGCCATCGAACCCTATGCCCCGAACATCGTGCGCGTCACCATCGCCGTCGATCCCGATCTGGCGCAGGCGGCACCGGGCGAAGGCCCCAATGCCAAGACCGACACCACCGGCTGGAACCACAGCAGCAACGCCACCGGCGACATCTTCACCTCGTCGGCCCTGTCGCTGACCGTCGATGCCCAGCCCTGGCCCAAGGCACCGACCCAGATGGAGCGTTATTTCGCCCCTGCCCTGCCACCGGTCAGCCTGTCGGTGAAGGATGCCAGCGGCACGGTCCTCACCAAGATGACCGGCTGGGAAATGTCCCCGGTGACGGTCAATGGCGAGAAGACCTTCAAGGTCGGTGCCAGCTTCGACGCGCCGCTGGACGAGCATTATTACGGCCTGGGCCAGAACCAGGAAGGCTATATGGATCTGCGCGGCAAGCAGATCGACTGTTCGCACAGCTATGATGCGCCGGCCGGCGAGACCGTCTGCGTGCCCTTCCTGGTCACCAACAAGGGCTATGGCATCGTCTGGGACAATCCCGCCCGCACTTTGGTATGGCCAGGCCTGCACAGCTCCACCCGCTTCCAGAGCCAGGTCGGCGAGCGCGTCTCCTTCTTCGTCATCACCGGCAAGACCACCGACGAACTCTATGCAGGCTATGCCAAGCTGACCGGCGCGACGCCGTTGCCGCCCAAGGCCGGCTTCGGCCTGATCCAGAGCAAGGCGCGCTACGAAAGCCAGAAAGAACTGCTCGACATCGCCAATGGCTATCGCCAGCGCAATCTGCCGCTCGATGTCATGGTGCTCGACTGGTTCTACTGGACCCGCATGGGCCAGCTCGACATCGACCGCACCTATTATCCCGATCCCAAGGGCATGAACGACCAGCTCAACGCCATGGGCATGCGATCGATCATCAGCGTCTGGCCGCGTTTCGAGCGCGAGGGTCGCTATTTCGAGTTTCTGAAAGCCAAGGGCTGGTTCCTGCACGACAAGGACGGCTTGCCCGTAGACGGCCTGCCGATGCGCTCCGACCGGGCCGGCGCGCTGATCGACAGCACCAATCCGGAAGCGCGCGAATGGTTCTGGGGCAAGATCCGCGACAATATCGCAAGCCAGGGCTTCGACTGGTTCTGGCTGGACGAGACCGAGCCGGACCTGATCCCCGATGGCTATCAATATTCGATCGGGTCGGGCGATCGTTATCACAATCTGTTCCCGCTGGTGCACACCACCGGCGTGGCCGAAGGGTCGGAGCGCGACCGCCCCGGTTTCCGCAACATGATCCTGGCCCGCGCCGCCTATCTGGGTTCACAGCGCAATGGCGGCCTGTTCTGGTCGTCGGACGTCAAATCAACCTGGGAAGCGCTAGAACGGCAGGTGCCCGCCGGCCTCAACTTCACCGCGTCGGGCCTGGCCTATTGGGGCAGCGACATTGGCGGCTGGCAGTGGCCGAGCGGTCCCAAGGCGCAGAACCCGATCCTGGTCGATCCGACCGGGGCGACCGCGATGGGCGCGGACTATCCCGACTATCCCGAACTGTTCGTGCGCTGGTTCCAGTATAGCGTGTTCACGCCGACGCTGCGCATCCATGGCCAGCGCCCCGGCACGGCGCTGTGGGAATATGGCAAGGCGGCCGAGCCGATCCTGGCCGACTGGCTGCGCCTGCGCTACACACTGATGCCCTATATCTATGCACTGGGCCGCCACACCTACGACAGCGGCGCGCCGTTCATGCGCGGCCTGTTCATGGACTTCCCCAACGATCCCAAGGTGTCGGACATCGGCGACCAATATATGTTCGGCCCCGCCTTCCTGGTCGCCCCGGTGACCAAGCAGGGCCAGACCAAGCGGTCGGTCTATCTGCCGGCCGGCACCGCCTGGTATGATTATTGGACCAACCAGAAGTTCGAGGGCGGCCAGACGATCGAGGTCGACAGCCCGATCAACCGCATCCCCCTGTTCGTGAAGGCTGGGTCGATCGTGCCGATGGGCGTGCAGATCAAGAGCACGGCCGAACGCCAAGCGCTGGAAGGCATCCGCGTCTATCCCGGTGCCGATGCCCGCTTCACCCTCTATGACGATGACGGCAAGACCAATGATTATCGCAAGGGCGGCATGAAGGCCGAGCTGGTCTGGGACGACAAGGCAAAGACGCTGACGAGCAAGACGAAGCTGCCCACCGGCCAGGCCATCAGCGGCCTGGTGCAGATCGTCGGTCAATAA
- a CDS encoding alpha-L-fucosidase: MQDFGRRSFLAGAAALGLANAARAASPMGTAKGPVQANWPSLVSNYRYPDWFRDAKLGMWSHWGPQSVPAQGDWYGRFMYMQGHPMYEHHLKTYGHPSVAGMKDIQNLWTADKWDPDALIARYQKAGAKYFMALACHHDNLDCYDSRYHAWNSLRVGPKKDIVGIWEKAARRAGMKFGVSNHAAHAWHWYQPAYGYDPVGPQKGVRYDAFRLRKEDGTGKWWEGLDPQELYTGGHAVLPDGIDTIEAMDKWHDANNGQWIETGPKDDPAYVTRWLLRQTDLVAKYKPDMVYMDDHELPFGPVGLEAAADYYNRSIEWHGKIDVVMTGKQLKPYARFGIVQDVERGYTDHIWDEPWQTDTCIGDWFYNVARLTDKSYKSAEQVIQRLADVVSKNGNLMLSIPQPGDGAIDSEAEKILDAMAGWMVHGGEAIFGSRPWKRYGEGPTQAIVGMQNEEKAKPFTAQDIRFTTNKGALYALFLGKPAGSTTIRSLARGQVAGTIERVTLLGGGSLPFRQDGAGLHFTMPHGIDFVPAVRIDGRGLV; encoded by the coding sequence ATGCAGGATTTCGGACGCCGATCCTTCCTGGCGGGCGCGGCTGCGCTGGGCCTGGCCAATGCCGCCCGTGCGGCCAGCCCGATGGGCACCGCCAAGGGGCCGGTGCAGGCCAACTGGCCCTCGCTGGTCAGCAATTACCGCTATCCCGACTGGTTCCGCGACGCGAAGCTGGGCATGTGGTCGCATTGGGGGCCGCAATCGGTGCCGGCGCAGGGCGACTGGTATGGCCGCTTCATGTATATGCAGGGCCACCCGATGTACGAGCATCACCTCAAGACCTACGGCCATCCGTCGGTCGCGGGGATGAAGGACATCCAGAACCTCTGGACCGCCGACAAGTGGGACCCCGATGCGCTGATCGCCAGATATCAGAAGGCGGGCGCCAAATATTTCATGGCGCTGGCCTGCCATCACGACAATCTCGATTGCTATGACAGCCGCTATCATGCCTGGAACAGCCTGCGCGTCGGGCCGAAGAAGGATATTGTCGGCATCTGGGAAAAGGCCGCGCGCCGCGCGGGCATGAAGTTCGGCGTGTCCAACCATGCCGCCCATGCCTGGCACTGGTATCAGCCCGCTTATGGCTATGATCCGGTCGGCCCGCAAAAGGGCGTGCGTTACGACGCGTTCCGGCTGCGCAAGGAAGACGGCACGGGCAAATGGTGGGAAGGCCTCGACCCGCAGGAACTCTATACCGGCGGCCATGCCGTGCTGCCCGACGGCATCGACACGATCGAGGCGATGGACAAGTGGCACGACGCCAATAATGGCCAGTGGATCGAGACCGGGCCGAAGGATGACCCGGCCTATGTCACCCGCTGGCTGCTGCGCCAGACCGACCTGGTCGCGAAATACAAGCCCGACATGGTCTATATGGACGATCATGAACTGCCCTTCGGCCCGGTCGGGCTGGAAGCGGCGGCGGACTATTATAACCGCTCGATCGAATGGCACGGCAAGATCGACGTGGTCATGACCGGCAAGCAGTTGAAGCCCTATGCCCGGTTCGGCATCGTCCAGGATGTCGAGCGCGGCTATACCGACCATATCTGGGACGAACCCTGGCAGACCGATACCTGCATCGGCGACTGGTTCTACAATGTCGCCCGCCTGACCGACAAAAGCTACAAGAGCGCCGAGCAGGTGATCCAGCGGCTGGCCGATGTCGTGTCGAAGAACGGCAATCTGATGCTGTCCATTCCCCAGCCCGGCGACGGCGCCATCGACAGCGAGGCGGAGAAGATCCTGGACGCCATGGCCGGATGGATGGTGCATGGCGGCGAGGCGATCTTCGGTTCGCGGCCGTGGAAGCGCTATGGCGAAGGGCCGACCCAGGCGATCGTCGGCATGCAGAATGAGGAGAAGGCCAAGCCCTTCACCGCGCAGGACATCCGCTTCACCACCAACAAGGGCGCGCTCTATGCGCTGTTCCTGGGCAAGCCCGCCGGATCTACGACCATCCGCTCACTGGCGCGCGGCCAGGTCGCTGGCACAATCGAGCGGGTGACGCTGCTCGGCGGTGGTTCGCTACCCTTCCGTCAGGATGGCGCGGGCCTCCACTTCACCATGCCGCACGGCATCGATTTCGTCCCCGCCGTCCGCATCGACGGTCGGGGTCTGGTTTAA
- a CDS encoding SGNH/GDSL hydrolase family protein yields MLRFTAPLLAAACALALAAPALAETKVPGDPHADDPVGIVADPCPTHEKPSDEAGWKLWNLHMLTRDFGQLCRYAAANKAIEGQKVRVVFMGDSITDNWINLDPTMFQNGLVDRGISGQTTQQMLVRFRNDVIALKPQAVHIMAMTNDIAGNTGAATMETVLGNIQTMADLARAHGIKVIIASVPPAAAFPWSPGMTPAPQVAAINTWLADYARANGFTFVDYHKAMAQTDGAMKPGLSSDGVHPTKEGYAIMRPLAEAAIAKALGAK; encoded by the coding sequence ATGCTGCGTTTCACCGCTCCCCTTCTCGCTGCGGCCTGCGCGCTGGCGCTGGCCGCGCCGGCCCTGGCCGAAACCAAGGTGCCGGGCGATCCCCATGCCGACGATCCGGTCGGCATTGTCGCCGATCCCTGCCCCACCCATGAAAAGCCCAGCGACGAGGCCGGCTGGAAGCTGTGGAACCTGCACATGCTGACCCGCGATTTCGGGCAGCTCTGCCGCTATGCCGCCGCCAACAAGGCGATCGAGGGCCAGAAGGTGCGCGTCGTCTTCATGGGCGATTCCATCACCGACAACTGGATCAACCTGGACCCGACCATGTTCCAGAACGGGCTGGTCGATCGCGGCATCAGCGGCCAGACGACGCAGCAGATGCTGGTGCGCTTCCGCAATGACGTGATCGCGCTGAAGCCGCAGGCGGTCCACATCATGGCGATGACCAACGACATCGCCGGCAATACCGGCGCGGCGACGATGGAAACGGTGCTGGGCAATATCCAGACCATGGCCGACCTCGCCCGTGCGCACGGCATCAAGGTCATCATCGCCTCCGTGCCGCCCGCTGCCGCCTTCCCCTGGAGCCCCGGCATGACGCCCGCGCCGCAGGTCGCCGCGATCAACACGTGGCTGGCCGACTATGCCCGCGCCAACGGCTTCACCTTTGTCGACTATCACAAGGCGATGGCGCAGACCGACGGCGCGATGAAGCCGGGCCTGTCCAGCGACGGCGTCCATCCGACCAAGGAAGGCTATGCCATCATGCGCCCGCTGGCCGAGGCCGCGATCGCCAAAGCGCTGGGAGCCAAGTGA
- a CDS encoding SGNH/GDSL hydrolase family protein — protein sequence MTYALPVLFLLMAGTAQAAPSHYQSSPERRTVADKDWGPWLGPFRAKLVPSLMQDFGERYLYAPANAALPAPKAGEQRVVFLGDSITDRWNLAASFPGKPYVNRGIGSQVTAQMLLRFHQDVVALQPRVVVILAGINDVQGFLQQETPEQIEANWEAMADIATAHHIKVVFGSILPVNNYSDAAKDVVAERKPAELVALNQWLRAYCAQHGHVFADYHSEMVDQNGLMTAAYTQDGVHPLDNGYAVMAPIAARAIAQALGTRK from the coding sequence ATGACATATGCGCTGCCTGTCCTGTTCCTGCTGATGGCAGGCACGGCGCAGGCCGCGCCGAGCCATTATCAGAGTTCGCCCGAGCGGCGCACCGTCGCGGACAAGGATTGGGGGCCATGGCTTGGCCCGTTCCGCGCGAAGCTGGTGCCCAGCCTGATGCAGGATTTTGGCGAACGCTATCTCTATGCCCCGGCCAATGCAGCCCTGCCCGCGCCGAAGGCCGGCGAACAGCGCGTCGTGTTCCTGGGCGATTCCATCACCGATCGCTGGAACCTGGCGGCCAGCTTCCCCGGCAAGCCCTATGTCAATCGCGGCATCGGCAGCCAGGTGACGGCGCAGATGCTGCTGCGCTTCCATCAGGATGTCGTGGCGCTGCAGCCCAGAGTGGTGGTGATCCTGGCCGGGATCAATGACGTTCAGGGCTTCCTGCAGCAGGAAACACCCGAACAGATCGAGGCCAATTGGGAAGCGATGGCCGACATCGCGACCGCCCATCATATCAAGGTCGTGTTCGGATCGATCCTGCCGGTCAACAACTATAGCGACGCGGCGAAGGATGTGGTGGCGGAGCGCAAGCCGGCCGAACTGGTGGCGCTCAATCAATGGCTGCGCGCCTATTGTGCGCAGCATGGCCATGTGTTCGCAGACTATCACAGCGAGATGGTCGACCAGAATGGCCTGATGACCGCCGCCTATACCCAGGATGGCGTGCATCCGCTGGACAATGGCTATGCCGTGATGGCGCCGATCGCTGCCAGGGCGATCGCGCAGGCGCTAGGAACAAGGAAATGA
- a CDS encoding alpha/beta hydrolase, producing the protein MTVLDRRTALIAAAGLAALPRIAGAQTTAADEVIELWPASPPGSTGARIVRKVADQSKDPAKPDRFVTGIARPVLVVRRPARPNGAAMLVVPGGGYGFLSYDNEGTSQAAWLNERGITAFILLYRLPGEGWAQRQDVPLQDAQRAMRLIRARAVTFAVNKGRVGVLGFSAGGHLAGSLATRHGEQVYAPVDAADRESARPDVAGLIYPVVSLDAPFTHGGSRDNLLGEGASAEMRRARSVEMRVDAQTSPVFLVHASDDGLVPPANSIALFQAMEAARRPVALHIFEDGGHGFGTRLPRTMQASAWPDLFMTFAAKQGLIPA; encoded by the coding sequence ATGACTGTCCTGGATCGCCGCACCGCGCTGATCGCCGCAGCCGGTCTCGCTGCACTGCCGCGCATCGCCGGCGCCCAGACGACCGCCGCCGACGAAGTGATCGAACTGTGGCCGGCCTCCCCGCCGGGCAGCACTGGCGCGCGGATCGTCCGCAAGGTTGCCGACCAGTCGAAAGATCCTGCCAAGCCCGACCGCTTCGTCACCGGCATTGCCCGCCCGGTGCTGGTGGTTCGCCGTCCTGCCCGCCCCAATGGCGCGGCGATGCTGGTGGTGCCGGGTGGCGGATATGGCTTCCTGTCCTACGACAATGAAGGGACCAGCCAGGCGGCCTGGCTCAACGAACGGGGCATCACCGCCTTCATCCTGCTCTATCGCCTGCCCGGCGAAGGCTGGGCGCAGCGGCAGGATGTGCCGTTGCAGGATGCGCAGCGGGCGATGCGGCTGATACGGGCTCGGGCTGTCACCTTCGCTGTCAACAAAGGCCGCGTCGGCGTGCTCGGTTTCTCGGCCGGTGGTCATCTGGCAGGGTCGCTGGCAACCCGCCATGGCGAGCAGGTCTATGCCCCGGTCGATGCCGCCGATCGCGAAAGCGCGCGGCCCGATGTCGCCGGCCTCATCTATCCGGTGGTCAGCCTAGACGCGCCCTTCACCCATGGCGGGTCGCGCGACAATCTGCTGGGCGAAGGTGCTAGTGCCGAGATGCGCCGCGCCCGATCGGTGGAGATGCGGGTGGATGCCCAAACATCACCCGTCTTCCTGGTCCATGCCAGCGACGACGGACTGGTGCCGCCGGCCAACAGCATCGCCCTGTTCCAGGCGATGGAAGCCGCCAGGCGGCCGGTCGCGCTCCATATCTTCGAGGATGGCGGCCATGGCTTTGGCACCCGCCTGCCCAGGACGATGCAGGCGTCGGCCTGGCCCGACCTGTTCATGACATTCGCCGCCAAGCAGGGATTGATCCCGGCATGA
- a CDS encoding IclR family transcriptional regulator has translation MNGKTRYQAPALKKGLEILELLAGASEPIIMSDISTALGRSVSEIFRMLQVLEEHGYIARAEDGYRLTNRLFTLGMSQPPIRDLASTALPIMQDLARNAGQSCHLGVVSGVEMVVIIAIEAPGLSGFAVRVGYRRPLHRSNSGRILLAFQSPENREAMLREIRASDHMIEELDLVARLDAAVATGGAVSPSPMLTGITDLSAPILVGGVARASLTMPFVDGAANRASIDQCNDLVRAAAQAIGTAVSPIMTAPSRPLEEEE, from the coding sequence ATGAATGGCAAGACGCGCTACCAGGCGCCCGCTCTAAAAAAAGGGCTGGAAATACTGGAGCTTCTGGCCGGTGCCAGCGAACCGATCATCATGTCCGACATTTCCACCGCGCTCGGCCGATCGGTCAGCGAAATCTTCCGCATGCTCCAGGTGCTCGAAGAACATGGCTATATTGCTCGCGCCGAGGACGGCTATCGCCTGACCAACCGCCTGTTCACCTTGGGCATGAGCCAGCCGCCGATCCGCGACCTCGCCTCCACCGCCCTGCCGATCATGCAGGACCTGGCCCGCAATGCGGGGCAGAGCTGCCACCTTGGCGTGGTGTCGGGCGTGGAAATGGTGGTCATCATCGCGATCGAAGCGCCGGGGCTGTCGGGCTTTGCCGTGCGCGTGGGCTATCGCCGACCGCTTCACCGCTCCAATTCGGGCCGCATCCTGCTGGCTTTCCAGTCGCCTGAAAATCGCGAGGCGATGCTCAGGGAAATCCGGGCAAGCGATCATATGATCGAGGAATTGGACCTGGTCGCGCGGCTGGATGCGGCGGTCGCGACAGGCGGCGCGGTCTCGCCCAGCCCCATGCTGACCGGCATCACCGACCTGTCCGCCCCGATCCTGGTCGGCGGCGTCGCCCGCGCATCGCTGACCATGCCCTTCGTCGACGGCGCGGCCAATCGCGCCAGCATCGACCAATGCAATGATCTGGTCCGTGCGGCGGCGCAGGCCATCGGCACGGCCGTGTCACCGATCATGACGGCGCCATCCCGTCCCCTGGAGGAAGAAGAATGA